A stretch of the Anaeromyxobacter sp. genome encodes the following:
- a CDS encoding DTW domain-containing protein, translated as MPPHRQRCLRCRRPQRACWCPHLRPVESATRTCFLQHPREERTAIGTARMAHLSLPNSELHLGVSFEDHPRVRALAAEPGTALLFPGEGALDPAALRGQAPTTVIVVDGTWSQARKVVKRNPFLLGLPRLAFTPEQPSNYRIRLEPSLEYVSTIEAVVHLLGALEGAPQRYRPILDAFDAMVDLQIAARDARAGPPRRRRPRARQPRADLTVSALRSRPADVVALYAEANGWATGSGVAGEDELIQLSAARPLTGERFEAFLAPRRPLGPGVPTHLEVEAGLLLGGEPVARALARFEAFLRPGDLFCGWGPYALGLLRAEGGPEREFADLRLACARRLQRRPGGVEQAVRLLGREALPPPLGPGRAGRRLACLLEVLGRLVEEDRQPGRPGDGQPG; from the coding sequence TTGCCACCCCACCGCCAGCGCTGCCTGCGCTGCCGGCGCCCGCAGCGCGCCTGCTGGTGCCCCCACCTCCGGCCGGTGGAGAGCGCCACCCGCACCTGCTTCCTGCAGCACCCGCGCGAGGAGCGGACCGCCATCGGCACGGCCCGCATGGCCCACCTGTCGCTCCCCAACTCGGAGCTGCACCTGGGGGTCTCCTTCGAGGACCACCCGCGGGTGCGGGCGCTGGCGGCCGAGCCGGGCACGGCGCTGCTCTTCCCCGGCGAGGGGGCGCTCGACCCGGCGGCGCTGCGCGGCCAGGCGCCCACCACGGTCATCGTGGTCGACGGCACCTGGTCGCAGGCGCGCAAGGTGGTCAAGCGGAACCCCTTCCTGCTCGGCCTGCCGCGCCTGGCCTTCACGCCCGAGCAGCCCAGCAACTACCGGATCCGGCTGGAGCCGTCGCTGGAGTACGTCTCCACCATCGAGGCGGTGGTCCACCTGCTCGGGGCGCTGGAGGGCGCGCCGCAGCGGTACCGGCCCATCCTCGACGCCTTCGACGCCATGGTGGACCTGCAGATCGCGGCGCGCGACGCCCGCGCCGGCCCGCCGCGCCGCCGCCGGCCCCGCGCCCGGCAGCCCCGGGCCGACCTGACGGTGTCCGCCCTGCGGTCGCGGCCGGCCGACGTGGTGGCGCTCTACGCCGAGGCCAACGGCTGGGCCACCGGCAGCGGCGTGGCCGGGGAGGACGAGCTCATCCAGCTCAGCGCCGCCCGGCCGCTCACCGGCGAGCGGTTCGAGGCCTTCCTGGCCCCGCGGCGCCCGCTCGGGCCCGGGGTGCCGACCCACCTCGAGGTCGAGGCCGGGCTGCTGCTCGGCGGCGAGCCGGTGGCCCGGGCGCTGGCGCGCTTCGAGGCCTTCCTGCGGCCGGGCGACCTCTTCTGCGGCTGGGGCCCCTACGCGCTCGGGCTGCTCCGGGCGGAGGGCGGGCCGGAGCGCGAGTTCGCCGACCTGCGGCTGGCCTGCGCCCGCCGGCTGCAGCGGCGCCCGGGCGGCGTGGAGCAGGCGGTGCGGCTGCTGGGGCGCGAGGCGCTGCCGCCGCCCCTCGGGCCCGGCCGGGCCGGGCGCCGGCTGGCCTGCCTGCTCGAGGTGCTGGGCCGCCTGGTCGAGGAGGACCGACAGCCCGGCCGCCCCGGCGACGGCCAGCCAGGTTGA
- a CDS encoding glycine C-acetyltransferase: MNPAFTAHLAGQLSRLEADGLLKRERVMTSPQGAWVEVGGRRVLNLCANNYLGLAGRPELVAAAQAALPRHGFGLSSVRFICGTQDVHAALEARLARFLGYEDAILFSSCFDANGGVFEALLGEEDAVVSDALNHASIIDGIRLCKARRYRYANGDLADLEVQLRQAAADGARFTLVVTDGVFSMDGYLARLPGICDLAERHGALLMVDDSHAVGFVGAHGRGTPEHFGVEGRVDLVTGTLGKALGGASGGYVAGSREVVGWLRQKARPYLFSNTLMPAIADVSLTVLDLVERGDDLRARLRDNAAFFRGELARLGFTLLPGEHPIIPVMLDEAPLAQAFAARLLEEGVYAVGFFFPVVPKGKARLRTQMSAAHSRQDLEVAVAAFERTGRALGVIR; this comes from the coding sequence ATGAACCCCGCCTTCACCGCCCACCTGGCCGGCCAGCTCTCCCGGCTCGAGGCCGACGGCCTGCTGAAGCGCGAGCGGGTCATGACCAGCCCGCAGGGCGCCTGGGTGGAGGTGGGCGGCCGGCGGGTCCTGAACCTGTGCGCCAACAACTACCTGGGCCTGGCCGGCCGGCCCGAGCTGGTGGCGGCGGCCCAGGCGGCGCTGCCGCGCCACGGCTTCGGCCTCTCCTCGGTGCGCTTCATCTGCGGCACCCAGGACGTGCACGCCGCGCTGGAGGCCAGGCTGGCCCGCTTCCTCGGGTACGAGGACGCCATCCTCTTCTCCTCCTGCTTCGACGCCAACGGCGGCGTCTTCGAGGCCCTGCTCGGCGAGGAGGACGCGGTGGTCTCCGACGCCCTCAACCACGCCTCCATCATCGACGGCATCCGGCTGTGCAAGGCCAGGCGCTACCGCTACGCCAACGGCGACCTGGCCGACCTGGAGGTCCAGCTCCGCCAGGCCGCGGCCGACGGGGCCCGCTTCACCCTGGTGGTGACCGACGGCGTCTTCTCCATGGACGGCTACCTGGCCAGGCTGCCGGGCATCTGCGACCTGGCCGAGCGGCACGGCGCGCTGCTCATGGTGGACGACAGCCACGCGGTCGGCTTCGTGGGGGCCCACGGCCGCGGCACGCCCGAGCACTTCGGGGTGGAGGGGCGGGTGGACCTGGTCACCGGCACGCTCGGCAAGGCGCTGGGCGGCGCCTCGGGCGGCTACGTGGCCGGCTCCCGGGAGGTGGTGGGCTGGCTGCGCCAGAAGGCGCGGCCCTACCTCTTCTCCAACACGCTCATGCCGGCCATCGCCGACGTGAGCCTGACGGTGCTCGACCTGGTGGAGCGGGGCGACGACCTCCGGGCCCGGCTGCGCGACAACGCGGCCTTCTTCCGCGGCGAGCTGGCGCGGCTGGGCTTCACCCTGCTGCCCGGCGAGCACCCCATCATCCCGGTCATGCTCGACGAGGCGCCGCTGGCCCAGGCCTTCGCGGCCCGCCTGCTGGAGGAGGGGGTCTACGCGGTGGGCTTCTTCTTCCCGGTGGTGCCGAAGGGCAAGGCCCGCCTCCGCACCCAGATGAGCGCGGCCCACTCGCGCCAGGACCTCGAGGTGGCGGTGGCGGCCTTCGAGCGGACCGGCCGGGCGCTCGGGGTGATCAGGTGA
- a CDS encoding nitrate reductase cytochrome c-type subunit, translating into MRTHLTALLAAAGLAALSACAAPRATAPAAPPAPAAAPVKDRDLGLSKTSVFEVPAPPAWKAEDSAPGEKTPPPPRLGTQIPPVVPHGVADLLPITREQSACLDCHQHAGPKVPGEPTPLPRSHYVDLRHAPDQVGEKVAGARWICTACHVARTDAPPLVGSRYRP; encoded by the coding sequence ATGCGCACCCACCTGACCGCCCTCCTCGCCGCCGCCGGGCTCGCCGCCCTCTCCGCCTGCGCCGCACCCAGGGCCACCGCCCCCGCCGCGCCGCCCGCCCCGGCGGCGGCGCCGGTGAAGGACCGGGACCTGGGCCTCTCGAAGACCAGCGTCTTCGAGGTGCCGGCGCCCCCCGCCTGGAAGGCCGAGGACTCGGCCCCGGGCGAGAAGACCCCCCCGCCGCCGCGGCTCGGGACCCAGATCCCGCCGGTGGTGCCGCACGGCGTGGCCGACCTGCTGCCCATCACCCGCGAGCAGAGCGCCTGTCTCGACTGCCACCAGCACGCCGGGCCCAAGGTGCCCGGCGAGCCGACGCCGCTGCCGCGCAGCCACTACGTGGACCTGCGCCACGCGCCGGACCAGGTGGGCGAGAAGGTGGCCGGGGCGCGCTGGATCTGCACCGCCTGCCACGTGGCGCGCACCGACGCGCCGCCACTGGTGGGGAGCCGGTACCGGCCGTAG
- the tdh gene encoding L-threonine 3-dehydrogenase encodes MKALAKTERKEGIWLVQDAPEPAVGVHDVLIRVRKSAICGTDVHIYNWDEWSQRTIPVPMIVGHEYVGVVERVGAEVEAFKPGDRVSGEGHLTCGFCRNCRAGRRHLCRHTVGVGVNRPGSFAELLSIPSVNAYLIPDDVPDDIAAIFDPYGNAVHTALSFDLVGEDVLITGAGPIGAMAAAVARHVGARHVVVTDVNDYRLELAARLGASRTVNVAREDLRAVMAGLGMKEGFDVGLEMSGNGGAFRQLLEVMNHGGKVALLGIMAGQEAIDWSQVVFKGLTLKGIYGREMFETWYKMAAMLQGGLDLSPVVTHHFPIDRFQEGFDVMRSGRSGKVILDWS; translated from the coding sequence ATGAAGGCCCTGGCGAAGACCGAGCGGAAGGAAGGCATCTGGCTGGTGCAGGACGCGCCCGAGCCGGCGGTGGGCGTGCACGACGTGCTGATCCGCGTCCGCAAGAGCGCCATCTGCGGCACCGACGTGCACATCTACAACTGGGACGAGTGGAGCCAGCGCACCATCCCGGTGCCCATGATCGTGGGGCACGAGTACGTCGGGGTGGTGGAGCGGGTGGGGGCCGAGGTGGAGGCCTTCAAGCCCGGCGACCGGGTCAGCGGGGAGGGGCACCTGACCTGCGGCTTCTGCCGCAACTGCCGGGCCGGCCGGCGCCACCTGTGCCGCCACACCGTCGGCGTGGGGGTGAACCGGCCCGGCTCGTTCGCCGAGCTGCTCTCCATCCCCTCGGTCAACGCCTACCTGATCCCCGACGACGTCCCGGACGACATCGCCGCCATCTTCGACCCCTACGGCAACGCGGTGCACACCGCGCTCTCCTTCGACCTGGTGGGCGAGGACGTGCTCATCACCGGGGCCGGCCCCATCGGCGCCATGGCGGCGGCGGTGGCGCGCCACGTGGGCGCCCGCCACGTGGTGGTCACCGACGTCAACGACTACCGGCTGGAGCTGGCCGCCAGGCTGGGCGCCTCGCGCACCGTCAACGTGGCCAGGGAGGACCTGCGGGCGGTGATGGCCGGCCTCGGCATGAAGGAGGGGTTCGACGTCGGCCTGGAGATGAGCGGCAACGGCGGCGCCTTCCGGCAGCTGCTGGAGGTGATGAACCACGGCGGCAAGGTGGCGCTGCTGGGCATCATGGCGGGCCAGGAGGCCATCGACTGGAGCCAGGTGGTCTTCAAGGGGCTGACGCTCAAGGGCATCTACGGCCGGGAGATGTTCGAGACCTGGTACAAGATGGCGGCCATGCTGCAGGGCGGGCTGGACCTCTCGCCGGTGGTGACCCACCACTTCCCCATCGACCGTTTCCAGGAGGGGTTCGACGTCATGCGCAGCGGCCGCTCCGGCAAGGTGATCCTGGACTGGAGCTGA
- a CDS encoding alkene reductase — translation MPNASLFAPATLGPLALSNRLVMAPMTRSRAVEANTPNALMAEYYAQRAGAGLIVTEGTSPSPNGVGYPRIPGLWSAGQVAGWRLVTDAVHARGGRIFVQLMHTGRVGHPLNLPAGAEVLAPSAVQAPGEMYTDAKGLQPHPVPRAMTEAEVRAAIAEHVTAARNAVAAGFDGVELHGANGYLLEQFISPDTNRRSDAWGGSIEKRLAFPLEVARQVAAAIGGERVGIRLSPYGVNAGMVAWPEIDETFTALVKALVATGIQYVHLVDHSAMGAPPVSAALKLALRQAWPRTLILAGGFDRAGAEAALAEGRADLVAFGRPFLANPDLVTRLQRGVPLNAPDFATFYLPGPKGYTDYPAAA, via the coding sequence ATGCCGAACGCCTCGCTCTTCGCCCCCGCCACCCTCGGGCCCCTGGCCCTCTCGAACCGGCTGGTCATGGCCCCCATGACCCGCAGCCGCGCCGTGGAGGCCAACACCCCCAACGCCCTGATGGCCGAGTACTACGCCCAGCGGGCCGGGGCCGGGCTGATCGTCACCGAGGGGACCTCGCCGTCGCCCAACGGCGTCGGCTACCCGCGCATCCCCGGCCTGTGGAGCGCCGGCCAGGTGGCCGGCTGGCGCCTGGTCACCGACGCCGTCCACGCCCGCGGCGGGCGCATCTTCGTGCAGCTCATGCACACCGGGCGGGTGGGCCACCCGCTCAACCTGCCGGCCGGCGCCGAGGTGCTGGCGCCCAGCGCGGTGCAGGCGCCCGGCGAGATGTACACCGACGCCAAGGGGCTGCAGCCGCACCCGGTGCCCCGCGCCATGACCGAGGCCGAGGTGCGCGCCGCCATCGCCGAGCACGTGACGGCCGCCAGGAACGCCGTGGCCGCCGGCTTCGACGGCGTCGAGCTGCACGGCGCCAACGGCTACCTCCTCGAGCAGTTCATCAGCCCAGACACCAACCGGCGCAGCGACGCCTGGGGCGGCTCCATCGAGAAGCGGCTGGCCTTCCCGCTCGAGGTGGCCCGGCAGGTGGCGGCGGCCATCGGCGGGGAGCGGGTCGGCATCCGGCTCTCACCCTACGGCGTCAACGCCGGCATGGTGGCCTGGCCGGAGATCGACGAGACCTTCACCGCGCTGGTGAAGGCGCTGGTCGCCACCGGGATCCAGTACGTCCACCTGGTGGACCACTCGGCCATGGGCGCGCCGCCGGTGTCGGCGGCGCTGAAGCTGGCGCTGCGCCAGGCCTGGCCGCGCACCCTCATCCTGGCCGGCGGCTTCGACCGGGCCGGCGCCGAGGCGGCGCTGGCGGAGGGGCGCGCCGACCTGGTCGCCTTCGGCCGGCCGTTCCTGGCCAACCCGGACCTGGTGACGCGGCTCCAGCGCGGGGTGCCGCTCAACGCGCCCGACTTCGCCACCTTCTACCTGCCCGGACCCAAGGGCTACACCGACTACCCCGCGGCGGCCTGA